From Woronichinia naegeliana WA131, the proteins below share one genomic window:
- a CDS encoding PAS domain S-box protein translates to MSLMDSVNTQIVAAIDWHPLFISPEDSLETAVNIWREARKPAVAAQFCCLVGTAEHPLGLLTERSLMAAITGIHSEQQGLSQKVRLLMRPCPLPLKIQELDNILTLLEQFRQVEEGYLLIKKEETSEWGLLNQDALGLALEAPHLFQDLLVTEVMKKEPLVIVPTTSLRQVIQGMLTQVVNVVITLEPKSSCPGGWLTFSSLLQDLKNNSNLLDCHLGEAVRPVTFRLPSHYSLGDVQQILRQHPLEPGIVVSKQGEILGAIAPADLLTVLTPPYLLRSVERLGKKIEQMSAGKTALLQSYQQTQDQSQKLLEGIANNVPGITYLVNYQTNQIIYYNHRALNLLDYSDIEIGELGSNFITALVHPDDRQADFQQWLAIAHRRDGEIWSSQLRLKSKQGYYKWFLMRETIFERDEQGNVLKCIGLALDIHDLKQIEEVLQLTEERLRFLLESSPVVIYTCHANPQLDSIYVSKNVAQILGYLPRDLFSEYEFWLKRVHLDDLPQFRLSYSQLLQQERAICEYRFLHKQGHYLWVRDEQRLIRNEQGEPSEIIGSIIDISDRKTVELALQFSEKHLNTIVSNISDGIIILDQQGLVLFANPMAGNMFNLPVKDLLHFSIGIPISIEENWEMEIVRRDGSLGMADVKVSLVNWDSESRYLMAIRDITLRRADAEKLRKSEERYRTLMEAVPNLVWLMDSHGKITDCNDRTQQYTGLSTTEILGQTWQTLIHPQDRSHAMALWSDANHTNQPYHTEYRLRRADGSYRWHLVQALPTWDQSSQSQIWLGSCTDIDDLKQGEAIRRQQTEQERLIANITQRIRKSLQLEQILNTTVVEIRRILRCDRVLIYQVYPNGTGAAIAESVGSKWIKVLSITFPEEVFPEECYESYFEGRTFVLNDRNQPPETGVMRECLVDFLAEIQVRAKLVVPIVQPDSLWGLLIAHQCSGPRQWEEREIHLLRQLSNQLTIAIQQSQLYEQLQIELRERQQLDRVVKKSSEFIAIANSEHQLLFLNQAGLELVGLPNLERAREMTIQEFHFEADLPFLENEVIAQILQVGHWEGELRLRHFVSQQAIPVLVTAFAIQDSRTGKNQDLVAIMRDITDIKQAENKMLSSLEQERELSELRSRFISMASHEFRTPLAIISSSTGILELYHQRLTEEKKAQHLHRIQTSVKHMTELLDDVLMVSRAEAEKLPFNPEVQNLKTFCTKLVEELQLSSNDHSIVLTTDPSINNPSNIELDSDWLIAFDPKLIRQILTNLLSNAIKYSPQGGPIKFILSRLSDAVIFDIQDQGMGIPPEDLERLFTSFHRAHNVGTIQGTGLGLTIVKKCVDLHGGSIALDSQLGQGSRFTIRIPI, encoded by the coding sequence ATGAGCCTAATGGACAGCGTAAATACTCAGATTGTCGCTGCGATTGATTGGCATCCGCTTTTTATCTCGCCTGAAGATTCTTTAGAAACGGCAGTTAATATTTGGCGAGAGGCAAGGAAACCTGCTGTGGCAGCCCAATTTTGTTGCCTGGTTGGAACCGCAGAGCATCCCCTGGGCTTATTAACAGAGCGATCGCTGATGGCGGCCATTACGGGTATTCATTCTGAGCAGCAAGGACTCTCTCAAAAGGTGCGATTGCTGATGCGTCCCTGTCCATTGCCCTTAAAAATACAAGAATTGGATAATATTCTGACCCTATTAGAGCAATTTCGTCAAGTTGAGGAAGGATATTTACTAATCAAAAAAGAAGAAACATCGGAGTGGGGGTTACTGAATCAAGATGCCTTGGGATTAGCCCTAGAAGCTCCCCATCTTTTTCAGGATTTGTTGGTAACAGAGGTGATGAAAAAGGAGCCATTGGTGATCGTGCCGACCACTTCTTTGAGGCAGGTTATCCAGGGGATGTTGACGCAAGTCGTGAATGTGGTGATCACCCTAGAGCCAAAAAGCTCCTGTCCAGGGGGCTGGCTGACTTTTTCCTCTCTGCTTCAGGATCTTAAAAATAATTCTAATCTTCTGGATTGCCATTTGGGTGAGGCTGTCCGTCCCGTCACTTTTCGATTGCCCTCTCATTATTCCCTGGGAGATGTTCAGCAAATATTACGGCAACACCCCCTAGAGCCAGGCATTGTGGTTAGCAAACAAGGCGAAATACTTGGTGCGATCGCCCCGGCTGATTTGTTAACAGTGCTAACTCCCCCTTATTTACTACGATCGGTGGAGCGTTTAGGTAAAAAAATAGAACAAATGTCCGCAGGCAAGACGGCTTTGCTGCAAAGTTACCAACAAACCCAAGATCAAAGTCAAAAATTATTGGAGGGAATTGCCAATAATGTTCCAGGCATTACCTATCTGGTTAATTATCAAACCAATCAAATTATTTACTATAACCATCGCGCCCTCAATTTATTGGATTATTCGGATATTGAAATTGGGGAACTGGGTTCCAATTTTATTACGGCCTTAGTTCATCCCGATGACCGTCAAGCTGATTTTCAACAATGGTTAGCGATCGCCCACCGTCGAGATGGTGAAATTTGGAGCAGTCAATTACGCCTCAAAAGTAAACAAGGCTATTACAAATGGTTTTTAATGCGGGAAACCATCTTTGAACGGGATGAGCAAGGTAATGTCCTTAAGTGTATCGGATTAGCCCTGGATATTCATGATCTGAAACAGATCGAAGAAGTTTTACAGTTAACGGAAGAAAGGCTGCGTTTTTTATTAGAGTCTAGTCCGGTTGTTATCTATACCTGTCACGCCAATCCCCAATTGGATAGTATCTATGTCAGTAAAAATGTTGCTCAGATCCTGGGTTATCTGCCGAGGGACTTGTTTAGCGAGTATGAATTTTGGCTGAAACGGGTTCATCTTGATGATCTGCCCCAATTTCGTCTTAGCTATTCTCAACTACTCCAACAGGAACGGGCAATTTGTGAATATCGTTTTTTGCATAAACAGGGTCACTACCTTTGGGTACGGGATGAACAACGCTTAATTCGTAACGAGCAGGGGGAACCCTCGGAAATTATTGGTTCTATTATTGATATCAGCGATCGCAAAACTGTTGAACTAGCGTTGCAATTTAGTGAAAAGCATCTCAACACCATTGTTAGTAATATTTCTGATGGCATTATTATTCTTGATCAACAGGGATTAGTCCTATTTGCCAATCCAATGGCCGGTAATATGTTTAATCTTCCAGTTAAGGATTTGCTTCACTTTTCCATTGGTATTCCGATATCTATTGAAGAAAACTGGGAAATGGAAATTGTGCGGCGTGATGGTAGTTTAGGGATGGCAGACGTTAAAGTCTCTTTGGTTAATTGGGATAGTGAATCTCGCTATCTGATGGCCATTCGTGATATTACTCTCCGTCGTGCAGATGCCGAGAAACTGCGAAAGAGTGAAGAACGCTATCGGACGCTGATGGAAGCCGTGCCTAACCTGGTTTGGTTAATGGATAGTCATGGCAAGATAACCGATTGTAATGATCGCACGCAACAATATACGGGTCTATCCACAACAGAAATTCTAGGTCAGACTTGGCAAACTCTGATCCATCCTCAGGATCGTTCCCATGCGATGGCTCTCTGGTCGGATGCTAACCACACGAACCAACCCTACCATACGGAATATCGTTTACGCCGGGCTGATGGCAGTTATCGTTGGCATCTGGTACAAGCCTTGCCTACTTGGGATCAGTCTAGTCAAAGTCAAATCTGGCTAGGTTCCTGTACAGATATCGATGATCTTAAACAAGGGGAGGCGATTCGTCGTCAACAAACAGAGCAGGAACGCCTCATTGCTAATATCACCCAACGCATTCGCAAGTCTTTGCAACTGGAGCAAATTCTTAATACAACCGTCGTTGAAATTCGTCGAATTTTACGCTGTGATCGGGTTTTAATTTATCAAGTTTATCCCAACGGCACAGGAGCTGCGATCGCCGAATCCGTTGGTAGTAAATGGATAAAGGTCTTGAGTATTACCTTTCCCGAAGAAGTTTTTCCCGAAGAATGCTATGAATCCTACTTTGAGGGCAGGACTTTTGTCCTCAATGATCGCAATCAGCCCCCAGAAACCGGAGTAATGCGGGAATGTTTAGTCGATTTTTTAGCCGAAATTCAGGTTAGGGCCAAATTAGTGGTTCCCATCGTTCAACCAGATAGTCTCTGGGGTTTATTAATTGCTCATCAATGTTCCGGCCCCCGCCAATGGGAGGAAAGGGAGATCCATTTACTACGGCAATTAAGTAATCAGTTGACCATTGCTATTCAACAATCTCAACTCTATGAACAACTGCAAATCGAATTGCGGGAACGGCAACAACTCGATCGGGTCGTTAAGAAAAGCTCAGAATTTATCGCGATCGCTAACTCAGAACACCAGCTTCTCTTTCTCAATCAGGCTGGGCTGGAATTGGTGGGACTACCAAACCTAGAACGGGCTAGGGAAATGACCATTCAAGAGTTCCATTTTGAAGCTGACCTCCCCTTTCTTGAAAACGAAGTCATTGCCCAGATTTTGCAAGTGGGGCATTGGGAAGGTGAACTGAGGCTGCGCCATTTTGTCAGTCAACAAGCGATTCCAGTACTAGTCACGGCCTTTGCTATCCAGGATAGTCGCACGGGGAAAAATCAAGATTTAGTCGCCATTATGCGGGATATTACCGATATTAAGCAGGCAGAAAACAAGATGCTCTCCTCCCTAGAACAGGAAAGAGAACTGAGTGAACTGCGATCGCGCTTTATTTCCATGGCTTCCCATGAATTTCGTACACCTCTAGCGATTATTTCCTCCTCCACCGGCATTTTAGAACTCTATCATCAGCGTCTGACAGAAGAGAAAAAAGCCCAGCATCTCCACCGCATTCAAACCAGTGTCAAACACATGACAGAATTACTGGATGATGTGCTCATGGTCAGTCGGGCGGAAGCAGAAAAACTGCCCTTTAATCCCGAAGTTCAAAATTTAAAGACTTTCTGCACCAAGCTCGTAGAAGAACTGCAATTGAGTAGTAATGATCATTCCATTGTCCTAACCACTGACCCAAGTATTAATAACCCCTCTAACATCGAACTGGACAGCGATTGGTTAATTGCCTTTGACCCGAAACTGATTCGACAGATCCTCACCAATCTTCTCAGTAATGCCATCAAGTATTCTCCCCAAGGTGGCCCAATTAAGTTTATCCTCAGCCGTCTGTCCGATGCCGTGATCTTTGACATTCAAGACCAGGGCATGGGAATCCCCCCCGAAGATCTCGAAAGATTATTTACCTCATTCCACCGCGCCCATAATGTAGGTACGATTCAGGGGACGGGATTAGGGCTGACCATTGTGAAAAAATGTGTGGATTTACACGGCGGCAGTATTGCTTTGGATAGTCAACTCGGCCAAGGAAGCCGTTTTACGATTCGTATTCCAATTTGA
- a CDS encoding DUF29 domain-containing protein translates to MVTSSTTRYDQDFALWVAENIALLKAKNYDAVDWDHLIEEVEGLTRSDKRELENRLITLFEQALKRRYLALPDCYRGWEGTLTRTQQRLEQILRDSPSLRNYLLEIMEKCYQNALKNMRKEYDVMFPDCLPFPEELDQLLSADFWQ, encoded by the coding sequence ATGGTAACTTCATCGACAACTCGTTATGATCAAGATTTTGCTCTTTGGGTAGCAGAAAATATCGCTCTACTTAAAGCTAAAAATTATGACGCAGTGGATTGGGATCATTTAATTGAGGAGGTAGAGGGCTTGACTCGAAGCGATAAACGGGAGTTAGAAAATCGTTTAATTACCTTGTTTGAACAGGCACTTAAACGCCGTTATCTAGCTTTGCCAGACTGTTATCGAGGTTGGGAAGGAACTTTGACTCGCACTCAGCAAAGATTGGAGCAAATTCTCAGAGATTCTCCTAGTTTACGGAATTATCTTTTGGAGATCATGGAAAAGTGTTATCAAAATGCCTTAAAAAATATGCGTAAGGAATATGATGTGATGTTTCCTGATTGCCTACCTTTTCCTGAAGAGCTTGATCAATTATTATCCGCAGACTTTTGGCAATAA
- the rimP gene encoding ribosome maturation factor RimP, with protein MTHPLIPPILELIHPIAENLGLDVVDVVFQTNKRPPVLRVDIRNPQQDTSLDDCEKMSRALDSQLESTALIPSAYVLEVSSPGIDRQLLSDRDFIAFKGFGVRVTTAVPFAGHQQWQGCLQGRDDSQLYLNLKGRAIAIPRDLVVTVQLDG; from the coding sequence ATGACGCACCCTTTGATTCCCCCAATTCTTGAGCTAATTCATCCCATTGCTGAAAATCTAGGGTTAGACGTTGTAGATGTGGTTTTCCAGACCAATAAGCGTCCGCCCGTCCTACGGGTTGATATTCGGAATCCTCAACAGGATACCAGTCTAGACGATTGTGAAAAAATGAGTCGGGCATTAGATTCCCAACTAGAGAGTACGGCTTTGATCCCCAGTGCCTACGTTTTGGAGGTTTCTAGCCCAGGCATTGATCGTCAATTACTCTCGGATCGGGACTTTATTGCTTTTAAAGGATTTGGGGTCAGGGTAACGACGGCAGTTCCCTTTGCTGGCCATCAACAATGGCAAGGCTGTCTTCAAGGTCGGGATGATAGTCAACTTTATCTCAATCTCAAAGGACGGGCGATCGCCATTCCCAGGGATTTAGTTGTCACCGTGCAATTAGACGGCTGA
- a CDS encoding PCP reductase family protein — MSDFNLDINLNDFLNWTPEAKIKLKNIPYFVRTQARQRIEQIARETGAETITVEMVEQARLEFGQ, encoded by the coding sequence ATGAGCGATTTTAACTTAGATATTAACTTAAATGATTTCCTCAATTGGACACCGGAAGCCAAAATAAAACTTAAAAATATTCCCTATTTTGTAAGAACTCAGGCTCGACAACGTATTGAGCAAATTGCCAGGGAAACAGGAGCCGAAACGATTACGGTTGAGATGGTAGAACAGGCTCGCTTGGAGTTTGGTCAGTAG
- the aspS gene encoding aspartate--tRNA ligase, producing MRTHYCGDLRSSHIGQTVTLFGWVDRRRDHGGVIFIDLRDRAGVVQIASNPIQTPIAYPIAEGLRSEYVVKVTGAVSQRPPESLNPKIPTGEIEIYADTIELLNGVHKQLPFMVSSSEAELVREDVRLKYRYLDLRRDRLSKNLQLRHQVVKAMRRFLEDQENFIEVETPILTRSTPEGARDYLVPSRVNPGEWYALPQSPQLFKQLLMVSGFDRYYQIARCFRDEDLRADRQPEFTQLDMEMSFLSQEEILNLNEALVCHIFKTVQNIDLPRPFPRLTYAESMARYGCDRPDTRFGLELVDLSDFLKESSFKVFSGAIKNGGSVKAICVPGGNEKISNVQIKPNGDLFKEVTDAGGKGIAYIRVRENEEIDTIGAIKDSLSPQQVSELLQKTGANDGDLLLFGAGDTETVHKSLSRLRLVLGERLGLIDPEQLNLLWVTEFPMFEWNDDEKRLEALHHPFTAPHPDDLDDLKTARAQAYDLVYNGIEIGGGSLRIYQREVQEQVFATIGLSMEEAYNKFGFLLEAFEYGTPPHGGIAYGLDRLVMLLAKEDSIRDVIAFPKTQQASCLLTAAPAQVDPKQLKELQVTSTYKPKAKV from the coding sequence ATGCGTACTCATTATTGTGGCGATCTGCGCTCAAGCCATATTGGTCAAACTGTCACCCTGTTTGGTTGGGTGGATCGTCGTCGGGATCATGGGGGTGTTATTTTTATTGATCTCCGCGATCGCGCTGGAGTGGTGCAGATAGCCAGTAATCCAATCCAAACCCCGATCGCCTATCCGATCGCTGAAGGGTTGCGTAGCGAGTATGTGGTTAAGGTGACAGGGGCCGTCAGTCAACGTCCGCCGGAATCTTTGAATCCCAAAATACCAACGGGCGAGATTGAAATTTATGCCGATACTATTGAATTGCTCAATGGGGTTCACAAACAGTTGCCTTTTATGGTTTCGAGTAGTGAAGCGGAATTGGTACGAGAAGATGTGCGTTTGAAATATCGTTATCTGGATTTACGCCGCGATCGCCTCAGCAAAAATCTACAACTGCGTCATCAAGTAGTTAAAGCCATGCGACGCTTTTTGGAAGATCAAGAAAACTTTATTGAAGTGGAAACCCCGATTTTGACCCGTTCTACCCCCGAAGGTGCGCGGGACTATCTGGTTCCTTCACGGGTTAATCCAGGGGAATGGTATGCTCTCCCCCAATCCCCCCAACTCTTTAAGCAATTGTTAATGGTGTCAGGTTTTGATCGTTATTACCAAATTGCTCGTTGTTTCCGGGACGAAGATTTACGGGCCGATCGCCAACCTGAATTTACCCAACTGGATATGGAAATGAGTTTTCTGTCCCAGGAGGAGATTCTTAACCTTAATGAAGCCCTGGTTTGCCATATTTTTAAAACCGTCCAAAATATTGATCTGCCCCGTCCCTTTCCTCGCCTCACCTACGCTGAATCCATGGCCCGTTACGGCTGCGATCGTCCCGATACCCGTTTTGGTTTAGAACTGGTAGATTTATCGGATTTCTTAAAAGAGTCTAGTTTTAAAGTCTTTTCAGGCGCGATTAAAAACGGGGGGAGCGTCAAAGCCATTTGTGTTCCAGGGGGCAATGAAAAAATTTCCAACGTACAGATTAAACCTAACGGCGATCTTTTTAAAGAAGTCACTGATGCAGGCGGTAAAGGGATTGCCTATATTCGGGTGCGAGAGAACGAGGAAATTGACACCATTGGTGCGATCAAAGACAGTTTATCCCCTCAACAAGTCAGTGAACTCTTACAAAAAACAGGGGCTAACGATGGTGATTTACTCCTATTTGGTGCGGGAGATACGGAGACCGTTCATAAATCCCTTTCTCGCCTGCGCTTAGTCTTAGGAGAACGGCTCGGCCTGATTGATCCCGAACAACTTAATTTGCTTTGGGTGACGGAATTTCCCATGTTTGAATGGAATGACGACGAGAAACGTCTAGAAGCCTTACACCATCCCTTTACAGCCCCTCATCCTGATGATTTAGACGATCTCAAAACTGCCAGGGCCCAAGCCTACGATTTAGTCTATAACGGCATTGAAATTGGTGGTGGTAGTTTGCGGATTTACCAACGGGAAGTACAAGAGCAGGTTTTTGCCACCATTGGTCTGTCAATGGAAGAAGCCTATAATAAATTTGGTTTTCTCCTCGAAGCCTTTGAATATGGAACCCCGCCTCATGGTGGTATTGCCTACGGGCTAGACCGCTTGGTCATGTTATTGGCCAAAGAAGATTCCATTCGAGATGTGATTGCCTTCCCGAAAACTCAACAGGCCAGTTGTTTACTAACGGCTGCCCCCGCCCAGGTTGATCCCAAACAGTTGAAGGAGTTACAGGTGACATCGACCTATAAACCAAAAGCCAAAGTTTAG
- a CDS encoding ABC transporter ATP-binding protein, which translates to MNEQTAKQEPTPLLAIKNLDVNYGAIQALVNIDLTVYAGEIVTLIGANGAGKSTILKSISRLIKPKQGQIHYQGQEITPLRPDQVVKLGIAHSPEGRRVLARQSVLDNLLLGAYSRRDRLGIKADLEQQLLIFPRLAERRQQLAGTLSGGEQQMLAIARAVMSRPHLLLLDEPSLGLAPQIVREIFKVITQLNESGVTILLVEQNANLALQSASRGYVLEAGKLVLKGTSKALLNNERVRQAYLG; encoded by the coding sequence ATGAACGAGCAAACTGCTAAACAGGAACCCACACCCTTGTTGGCAATTAAAAATCTAGATGTTAACTACGGTGCGATTCAAGCTCTGGTCAATATTGATCTAACGGTTTATGCGGGAGAAATTGTCACGTTAATTGGAGCCAATGGAGCCGGAAAAAGTACCATTCTGAAAAGTATTTCCCGTCTGATTAAGCCTAAACAGGGCCAAATTCACTATCAGGGCCAGGAAATTACCCCGCTTCGTCCCGATCAGGTGGTTAAATTGGGGATTGCCCATAGTCCTGAAGGTCGGAGAGTGTTGGCTAGACAAAGTGTTTTAGATAATTTATTGTTAGGAGCCTATTCTCGCCGCGATCGCCTCGGTATTAAAGCCGATTTAGAACAGCAATTACTGATTTTTCCCCGATTAGCAGAACGTCGGCAACAATTAGCCGGAACCCTCAGTGGTGGAGAACAACAAATGTTAGCGATCGCCAGGGCAGTGATGAGTCGGCCCCACCTTCTATTGTTAGACGAACCCAGCTTAGGCCTGGCCCCCCAAATTGTACGAGAAATCTTCAAGGTGATTACTCAACTGAATGAGTCCGGCGTGACCATTTTATTAGTTGAACAAAATGCGAATCTAGCCCTACAGAGTGCCTCACGGGGTTATGTACTAGAGGCTGGTAAGTTGGTTTTAAAAGGAACCTCGAAGGCATTACTCAACAATGAAAGAGTGCGCCAAGCCTACCTAGGCTAA